A segment of the Agarivorans albus genome:
GCGAGGCGAATAGCCACCATAAAATATGACTACTACGCCAGCCCCACTTACATTGCTAAAAATGGGCTACTTCAAGTACCCAGTGACGTAGATAAACACCGCATTATCTTTAACTCAGTGTCACAAGCGCCCACTCATTCTTGGCGATTTGAACATAACAACGAACTAATATCACAGCCTGTCTCGCCATTTTTTAGCGTTCAAAACCCCGACCTAGGTTTAGATTTATGCTTGCAAGATAAGGGGATCGCACTAGTGCCGGATATTCTATCAAAAGAGTTAATTAAACAAGGGCGCTTAGTTAAAGCCTATGCTCAGCCGCAACAACTTAGTGGTTACATTTACGCTATTTATCATTCGCGACAATTTCTTCCCGCCAAAGTCGCAGTGTTTATCGACAAAGTGCAGGCCTTTTGGCAAAACAACCTTAATTAGTCCATTTGGTGAAACAATGGATTTCACCTTGGTGGATTTTTAAGCCACTTAAGCTTACCTACAATGGGCTCAACTTAACCAGTCCATTGCAGGAAACACTCAATGAAAATTAAAGCTTCCCTTTACGCACTTATCTTCGCTGGCCTTATTTCAAGTTCAGCTCATGCCGCTACGGTACAGCTAAAAGATGGCCGCTCCATCCAAGGTGCCATTGTGTCGCAAAATGCTGACGAGCTGGTTTTAGACATGCATGGTATTGAAGTAAAGCTGCCAACTGAACAGGTGCAAAATATTAGTTTTGGTGATACCCCGGAAGATGGCACCACCATTAGTAGCTTTACTGAAACCAACCAAACTAGCGCAGCGGCAAATACCGAGGCTAACCAAGAGCCTGTAACCGTGCCTGCAGGTACCATGCTTACGGTACGTATGAGCGAGGGCGTAAATACTCGCCAGCATGAAACCGGCCAGCGATTTACGGCGGTGTTAGAAGCCGACCTAATGGCCGGAGATGCCTTAGTAGCACCACGAGGTAGTACCGTTTATGGCCAATTAAGTGAAGTTAAAAAAGCGGGTCGTTTAGCAGGTTCAGCCAGTATGAGCATTACCCTTACCAATATTCGCATCAACGACCAAATGCACGACATTCAAACCGATGTATTAAGTTCAAGTGGCAGTAATACCGCAGGAGATACTGTGGGAAAAACCGCTCGAGCGGCAGCTATTGGTGGTTTAATTAACGGCAGCGATGGCGCTAAAAATGGTGCTAAAGTAGGTGTAGGAGCTTCGGTCATAACTCAAGGCAATGACATCGAGCTGCCTAAAGACAGCTTAATCGACTTCACCTTAACCGCCCCTATGCAGAGTTAAGTTACTCGGCAGGAGGAGTATCTCCGGCTTGTTGCAACACAAACGGACTGGTGGGCTCACTGTTATCCAACAGTGTTTCCACCTGCTTGATTTGCTCAAGCGCAGCAGAGTCTTTGCGATAACTTAGATACACAGGCCGTAGCCAAGGCTCGGCGTCTTCAACCAAACATAACTGCTGGCTATCGATAAACGGAGCTACCATCGACTCAGGCAAGTAACAAGCACCACCTTTTTCTAGAATAAAATCTAGAGCGATACGGCCAGTAGAAGTACGCAAGAAAGGCGGAGCAGTATTACTATGGCGCAGCGCATGTTCTGAGGCAAAGCGACTGCCCCAATCTACATACACATAGCCCTTTTCTAGCGCTTGCTGCTGCAACTGCGGTGTGGTGGACACCAATAACAATGATAGTTGGGCCACTTGGCTGCTTGCCAGTTCATCAGATTTTAGGGCGTCAAAACCCACCCCAATATCTAAAGTGCGCTCTAATAATGCGCGGTGCATTTGCTCACGCCCCATGGTTTCTGCGCTAAACGCATAACCGGTAAACACCTCGGTAACCACACTTAAGCCATGTTGCAAAAAGGCATCCCAGCTATTCGGCGTCCCCGCTAAAGCAAGTTGAATTGCATGAGCTTTGCTAAGTAATAACTCTGCCTTAGATTGCTCTAAGGTTCGCACCATATTTTCCGCGTAAGTAATTAAACGCTCACCGGAGCTGGTGAGTTTGATGGCATTGCGGTCTCGAATAAAAAGCTGGGTATCGAAATAGCTTTCTAACTGCTTAATTCGGGCGCTCACTGCCGCTTGGGTAATATACAAATTCTCTGAAGCCCGCCCAAAATGCTTTTCTTTGGCCACTTCCAAGAACGTTCGGAATACTTTTACATCCATTTACTTACGCCTCCCCAGCTAAGCTGAGGTTAACAAACAAATTTTGTTGTTACGACAAAAACAATTCGTTTTCTTGTTTCGCCAATAATCACTACCTTGCAGCCAACTTATCCCGCTGCTTAAACAGCCTTAATTCTCAGTTGGAGTGACCTCATGATTATCGATTTTCGCTTTGGCAACAAACGTTTTTATGACGACAAACGCTTTAAACATGGCTTTCGTAAATCAGGCGATTTCACTTTGCTTGAAGCGGAGTTACTAAGCTTATACGGCGAAACCATGCGCGCCATAGATGCCGGAGAATTACTGCCAGAAGGCAACCAAGAACAGCGTTTTTTATTGGTATGTAGCCAGCAGCTAGAGCCAGAAAGCAAGCTTGAGAAGCTCTGGATGAAGTACAAAAAGCTGGCACAAACTCGTCGACGTTTTCACACCTTACACAGTCGTTGTAAATCAACTACTGACAATTTTGAAAATGAAGATGAAACATTTATCACTGAAGATGATTAGCAAACAGGCTGAACTTTTAACCATTAGGACTGAACAATGCGTATAGCAATTTTATCTCGAGGCGAAAACCTCTACTCCACCCGCCGCTTAAAAGAAGCCGGTGAAGCTCGTGGGCACCAAGTAGACATTATCGATACCTTGCACTGCTATATGGACATAACCAGTAGCAAACCAACGGTACGGTATAACGGTGAAGTGCTACCCAAGTACGATGCAGTCATTCCGCGAATTGGCTCATCAATTACCTTTTATGGCACCGCGGTGGTACGTCAATTTGAAATGATGGGCACCTTTTGTGTTAACGAGTCGGTGGCGATTAGCCGCTCGCGTGACAAATTGCGTTCGCTACAGTTATTGTCGCGTAAGGGCATTGGCTTGCCGCGCACTGGTTTTGCCAGCAAACCTGACAAAATTCAGGATCTAATCAAAAACGTGGGCGGTGCTCCGCTTGTGATTAAACTGCTAGAAGGCACCCAAGGTATCGGCGTAGTGTTAGCCGAAACCAACAAGGCAGCCGAAAGCGTGATCGAAGCGTTTATGGGTTTAAAAGCCAATATCTTGGTTCAGGAGTTTATTAAAGAAGCTGGCGGTGCCGACATTCGTTGTTTAGTCGTAGGCGGCAAGGTAGTCGCAGCAATGAAACGCCAAGCTGCAGAAGGCGAGTTTCGCTCAAACTTACACCGAGGCGGCGCAGCTCAGCTAGTGCGTTTAAGTAAAGAAGAACGCGCCACGGCGGTAAATGCTGCTAAAGCTATGGGCTTAAACTTATGTGGTGTAGACATTTTGCAGTCAAACAACGGGCCAGTGGTAATGGAAGTAAACTCCTCTCCTGGCTTAGAAGGCATAGAAACCGCCACCGGCAAAGATGTGGCTGGTATGGTATTTGAATTTATAGAAAAAAACGCGAAACCTTTTGCCACTAAAACCCGTGGAAAAGGCTAAAAAGCCAAGCGTCAAACAATGAGGCAAAAAACATGATTATCGCTGGAACAGAAATAAAACCGGGAGAGCAAAAACATATCGAAATCCCTGTGGCCAAGTTATATACCGACACGAATATTTCGATTCCAGTGCTAATTACCCGTGCCAAACGACCAGGCCCAACGGTATTTGTAAGCGCGGCAGTGCATGGCGATGAGCTAAATGGCATTGAGATAATTCGCCGTTTAACTCGATCGCCAAGCTTTAAAATCACCAAAGGCTGCTTAATTGCTGTGCCAATGGTAAATATTTATGGGGTGCTTAATCAAAGCCGTTATATGCCAGACAGGCGCGACTTAAATCGCTGCTTTCCTGGCTCAGAAAAAGGCTCGTTGGCCGGGCGTTTGGCGCATATTTTCTTAACTGAAATTGTCGCTCATTGTGACTATGGGATAGATCTACACACCGGTGCGATTCATCGCTCTAACTTGCCGCAAATTAGAGCTAACCTGAAAGACCCCGAAACTAAGTTATTGGCCGAGGCCTTTGGCGTGCCGGTGTTGCTTAATGCCGATTTACGTGATGGCTCGTTACGCGAAGCGGCGGTAGATAACAACACCAAGATCCTGCTTTACGAAGCTGGAGAAGCACTGCGTTTTGATGAGTTATCGATTCAAAGCGGCGTGAAAGGAATATTAAAAGTACTGTCGCATTTAGGCATGGTTAAAAAACGCCGTAGCACTAAAAAAACCTCACCGTACATTGCCTATAACAGTGCGTGGTTACGCGCATCTGCCAGCGGCATAGTGAGTGAAACAACCCAGCTAGGCGACTTGGTTGAAGCAGGTGATATTCTGGCCGAAATAAATAGCCCTTTTGGTGAGCTAATCAGTAAAGTGAAGGCAAAGCGCTCGGGCATTGTGATCGGCAAGCAAAATATTCCCTTAGTACAGGAGGGCGATGCGATGTATCACCTTGCGTATTTTGGGGCAGAACAAGATGAAGTTGCCGAACAGATCGAGAACTGGCAAGAGTCCATAAACCCTGTTATCAACGCTGTTCAACATCCTCAATAGGAGAAGCTAAACAATGAGTATTAATACCTTTTTACTAATCGTTGTAGCATTTGCGATTTTTTATGTCGCGCAAAGCAAAGTAAATACTTTGGTGCTTAACTACGGAGCAGCACGCAATATTGCTAAAACACGGATCCACTATGTAAGTTGGGTGCTGCGTAGTGCTCTAGTATTAATATTAGCACTGGTGGTTAGTCTGATTAGCGATCTAGGCTTTAATGATTTTGGGGTATTTTTGTCCTCGGTATTTGCCGTTATTGGCGTAGCCTTGTTTGCTCAGTGGTCGATTTTAAGCAATGTCACCGCCAGTATTATTGTGTTTTTCTTTTTTCCTTACCGGGTTGGTAACCAAGTTAAGATCCTAGATGGCGATAACTCAGTTGAAGGGCGTTTAGAAGAAATCACCTTGTTCCACGTTATTTTGCTGGCCGAAAATGGCTCTAAGCTCACCTTTCCAAATGCCATGGTCTTTCAAAAAGCCGTGGTCATTGGTGAGCACCAACCTACTCGCGCTGTAGATTCCAAACCAAAAGCGCAAGGTTACGAAGAGGAAGTAAGCGGTGAATAAACTGGTAATTGGCAACTTAGAAACCTGTAACTTGCCAGACTTAGGCATTAATGATTTACCGGTTAGAGTTGATACTGGGGCAAAAACCTCGGCTTTACATGTAGACAATCTGGAGCAAATTAAAGTTAATGGCAAACCGCACATTAGCTTTGATTTGCACCCAGACATCTATAACCTGGAACAAGTTTGCCGTTGTAGTGCACCTATTTACGACACCAGGAAAATCAAGTCATCTAATGGTGACGTGGAGCAACGTTACGTTATACAAACGCGTTTTCAGCTGGGCGAACACATTTGGCCCATTGAGATAACCTTAAGTAACCGCCAAGACATGACCTACTTAATGCTGTTAGGTCGACAAGGCATGGGCGATAAAGTGTTGGTAGACCCTGCTCAAAGCTTTCTGGTAAACAGTTAACATTAACTAACCAGCGCCAAAATAAGGAATACCAGCACTTAATAAGCCGTAAACACAAGGACTTAGCCAATGACCAGCGAAAACCTAGCAAGCTCGAACCAACAAACCTTTGATGGTCATCATGATGCGGCGCTTCGCCGCGTTTTGGACGTTCTTGAACAAGAGCTGCCCGCTGCCGAACTCAGCTTTATAAGCCAATACGACAATGCGGTATTGGCTAATTTGCTTGAGTCTTTACCCGACAACTATCGTCAACACATTTGGCCTCAGCTAGCGACAGAGCGTTACTGGGACATATTGCATCTCATGCAATATGAAACCGTTAAACACTTCTTCGAGCTATTTAATCAATCACAGCTAAACGCGCTACAGCAAACCATTAGCGATACCGAAATTGTTGAGTTTGCCGATTTTCTTCCTGAATCGATGGTGGAGGCTTATCTTGAGCAACAAGACGAGCTTAGCGCGGCACAACTGCAAGATGCGCTAAGTTACGATGATGAGCAAATTGGCCGTTATGTAGATACTCACATACTACGTGCACGCCCCAATTCAACAGTAGGAAGAATCAAGCAGCGCTTAAGTGCCCAAACCGACAAGCATGTGGCAGTATACTTGGTGGATGCCCAAGGGCAGTTTCAGGGTGCTTGCAGCATGACCGACATCGCCAACTCTGCCGACACTACTAAACTTACCGAGCTTAGCCAGAACATTGAGGTATTTGACCACCAGCAAATGCTGGCCGATGTATCCTTATCTCTGAACATGGTGCCAGGCCATGCTTGGAACCCAGTACAAAAAGACGGAAAAATTGTCGGTGCAATTGCCTTATCCAACATAGTGCAATGGCTACAAGAGCGCAGTTTAGATGTTGCGATTATCGATACACCATCCGATGAAGAAGATCTGTTTACTCCTGTGCCTACCGCCGCCAAAATGCGCGCGATTTGGCTAACCACCAATTTAGCCACAGCGTTTTTAGCCTCATGGGTAATTGGCTTATTTGAAGGAGCGCTCCAACAACTAGTGGCACTGGCGATATTAATGCCGGTGGTGGCCAGCATGGGCGGTATTGCAGGCAGCCAAACCTTGGCGGTAGCCTTACGCGGTATAGCACTTAATCACTTACAGCAAAGTAACCTAAAGCTTCTACTTAACAAAGAGTTAAAGATTGCCGCATTCAACGGCTTAGTCTTGGGTCTGGTCATCGCTCTAGTGGTTAGCCTGTGGTTTAAATCTGCCGCTTTAGGTGCAGTTATCTTTGTGGCCATTGTTCTCAATAGCCTGGCCGCAGCAGCGTCTGCCACAATGATTCCATTTATACTTAAAAAAATGAAGATTGACCCAGCCGTTGCCGGTTCGGTAATTTTAACCACCGTGACCGACATCGTAGGTTTTGTGGCTTTTCTTGGCCTAGCCTCACTATTATTAATGGGCTAAACCTCCCACAAAAAATGCAACTCAATAGCTAAAAGGCACACAATGATTAGAACTTGGTTAAGCCATAAAGGCGAAGCGCCGATACAGAGCGACGAGCAGCAAATTGGTCCATGGTTAGAACAAGAAGCAGGCACTATCTGGATTGATATTGACTTGAGCAGCTTTAGCCATGCCAAGGCCGAGCAATTACTTAAGCGCTTTACGTGCCACCCTTTAGCAATAATCGATACTTTTCGTCCTCGCCACCCACCGAAAATAGAGCTGTTTGACGAACAAATATTCATGCTTTATCGAGGCATTCAGCACTGTATTGGTGATTTAAAATTTGAGCATATGCAGCTGGCCATGTTTGTAGGCAAAAACTATCTCATTACTCTGCACGATGGTCAGTCGCAGGGCATAGAAAGCCTGTTACAACAGCCCTTTCATAAATACTTACAGCACCCATTAAGTTTAGCCAGCCGGATAATGCACAGTGCCTCAACCTTGTATTTAAACCAGTTGCTAGAGTTTGAAGACCAACTAAGTGAATTAGAAGAGCAATTAAGTAGTCACGGAGACGACCAATTGCTCAGCACAATTACTCGCTATAAAACCGACATTCTTCGACTCAACCGAATTTTTAGTTACCACCTCAGCCTAAGTAAAAAACTACTGCACCTCGAGCAAGAACAAAGTGTAAACAACATAGCGATAGACCAACCGGTGCTGCAAGACTTACACGAGCGCTTCGAACGTTTGCATAGCCTTAGCAGCATGTATTACGACATTTGCGGTGATTTAGTGGATGGTTACTTGTCGATAAGTTCGCACAAACTTAACAACACCATGCGGGTATTAACCTTAATTACCGCCATCTTTGTCCCTTTAAGTTTTTTAGCCGGCATTTACGGAATGAATTTTGAAGTGATACCCGAACTTCATCACCCACATGGCTACTTCATTTTGCTTGGCACAATGTTGCTAATTGCAGTATCACTAATTGCCATATTTAAATGGAAGCGCTGGTTTTAGGCTGCCGTAAGCCGTAGTGCTACCATCTACTTATGTGCATCCAAATCATCAACTTACCCCAAAAGTAGCACGTCAGATTCCTTTACATCTTTTTTCTCAATCATATGTCAAATGGCATAAAGCCATGAAATAAAAGTAATTTTTTATTGGCTTAAAAATTGCTGACGAAATCACATCTAAAGATGTGATTTTTAGCCAAACAAGGGATAAAGAAATTGAAAAAAGCTAAGTTAATACTGTGTAGTTTAGTATTTGGATTACTTACCAACCTATCGGCGCAAGCTGGCGTGATTCTTTCGGCAGTAGATGTTAGTACTAATATGGGCACTCGCTTTGCTGGAGATATTAACAATACGATTGATCAATCGGGCCTTAATTCTACCTTTGTAAGTGGTGTAACTGACTTTGATACCTACAATCCAAGTAGCCAATCGGTTATCAATACCGCACCGCACCAGTGGTGGGGCGCAACCGATACCTTAGGCTATACCGATTTTGACTTAGGTGCAGTTTATAACCTTCACCGTTTTGCACTATGGAATGCTAATTTCATCTTTGGTGTTAAAGATTTCAGAGTGTTAATTGACGATAACGCAGCGTTTTCTAGCGCGCTTGATTTAGGCTCTTTCACCGCCAACTTTGACCAAGCTACTGGTCAAGTATTTGATTTGCTAGATGGTGTTGGCCGCTACGTCCGAATTGAACATCTATCTGTCCACAGTAACTCAAGTAACATTAACGAAGTGGCCTTTGATGTTAGCTCATTTTCTCCTGTGACTTCGGTACCAGAACCTAGCACTTTAGCTATTTTCGGTTTAGCTTTTGCCGGTCTAATGTTTAGACGTAAACAGCGCTAAACATAACCGCTATTCACCAACAAAAAACCCGCTTCAAGGCGGGTTTCTTGTTATTTAGTTTAACGAAACACTTACTCGCTTATTTCGCTGAATTGATGCCAATACTGCACTAGCCATCACCAGTAAAACGACAATCAAAGACACTGCTGTAGGGATTGCCCATACCGTCTCAACTAAAGCCATTTTCACCCCAATAAACACCATGATTACTGCCAATGCTGGGCGTAAATATACAAACTTATCTATCATGCCCTGCAATACAAAAAACAAGGAACGTAGGCCCAACAAGGCAAATACGTTAGCGGCTAATACTAAAAATGGCTCTTGAGTCACCGCAAAAATAGCCGGTATTGAGTCCAACGCAAACAACACATCCATCATAGCAATGGCGCTAATCACACTGGCCATAGGAGTAAACCAGCATTTGTTATCCCGTTTCACCCAAAAGGCATGGCCATGATACTGGTCGGTCACTGGCAATATCTTCGCCAGCAGCTTATTTGTTTGAACCTGGTTATTGGAGTACTTTTCTGGCAGGGCTAGCTGTATGCCTGTCCACACTAAAAAGGCCGCAAATACATACAGTACCCAGTGAAAGCTTGCTAACAATTGGCTGCCAACGGCAATCATCACACTGCGTAACAGCAGTGCACCAATCACTCCCCACAACAAAGCACGAGGGCGCAACTCAGCGGGTACTTTGAACTGGGAAAATATCACAGTGAATACAAATAGATTATCTACGCTTAGCGACTTTTCTAATAAGTAACCAGTGCTAAAAGCAATTGCCGCCTGTTGCGGACTATAACTACTGTTTGGCGCATACCACTGCCAACACCACAGTATAGAAAGGGCAAACACCATAGCTAAGGCAAACCAAAACACACTCCACAGAGCGGCTTTTTTAAGGCTGATATTGCCATTTCGAGTTTGCCAAACATCCACTAGCACCAACGCCAAGGTGGCGAGTGCAAATACAAAGTAAGTGATAGAGTTCATTACTGATCCTCAGGGGCAAAGGATCTAGTCTTTATGGGATAATGCCTAGACCTTCACAAACAAACACGCTTAACCTTTTGGCTAAGCACCTTTGTGTTGGTCTCGTCGAGATACCTCTCGGTACCTTCGCATGCCGGATAGGTAAGACACCTAACGGGATGACGACATGCAAATTTTCATCAACTACTCCCCAAGACGCCGCGATATTACGCCTAAAACTTGCCTCGCGCTAGAGTTATTTTGCTTAAAAATAAGACTATAATTTAAGAGTTATTTTTCATTAACTTACAGCACATCAGGTCACTAAATAGGAGCATTTTCGCGCCGCTAAACTTAGCTATCAGCTATCCCACATAACGTCACACTGTTTTTTAAGCGCTGAGCTGAGTAATTCAATTAAAGGTTGAGCACGAGTATTTAAACTAATCACAGGTTCCAATTCGGCGTCGTTCTCATCAGCGTTAGATTGTTCTGCCTGAGCTTGTGCAGCAAGCTCTAGCTCAGCTTTTAACTGGCTTAATGCTTCAGCCACATCTTCGGCCCGTATAGCTCCCGGCACACTGCCACTGTGTCCCATCATTTTTAACAGCGCTAAACCAATATCGCCAAACATGGTGACATTTGCGTAAGCTTTACATCTGAATGTAATTAACATGGGTATTTACCTATTAATAAATCAACACAAGGCTAGCAGCATAAAACGAATCGCCAACGCTTTCTTTAAGCAAAACGACATTGTTGCTTAACGCACTAAAATTAAACCCTTTGTGGTTTTGTTTTCGCACTTAGCTCATCACGATAATAATTACCTAGGGTATATTGTCCAAAAGCGGGCGCGATAGAATCTTGCCCCATCACTGTAAGAAAAAACTCTGCTGGCCCGCCCCATTTCTCTGGGAGTCGCTTAACAATACTAAGAGCAATGCGCCGGATAAAATCTGGAAGCTTAATCGATTTTGATGGCTTGTTTTGCGCTTCAAATGCCAGTTGAGTCATCTGGTTCATCGACAATACTTCAGGTCCGCCTACGTCTAATTCTGATTCACTCCGAGCTATTGCATCGATGCAAAATCTTGCTAGATCTTTGCCATGGATCGGATTAGCTCGCACCTCGCCATTGCCAAACATGTACACTTTCCCGCTTGCTGCCATACGATACAGTTCTGCCATATCGGAGAAAAATCCATTTGGCCTAAGCACACAGCCTTGCAGCAATGAAGAGCTTAATAAGCGCTTGGCGAACTTCTCTTTTGCCGCCAACAAACGCACTTGCGGATACTTTTTAGCATTAAAAGCCGAGACATAAATGAATTTACTGACCGCCGCTCGTTCCGCTTCTAACAGAAGATTCAAATTGGCTTGATAATCCACATCCAAATAAGTCAGGGCGATAAGGCTCTTCTCGCAATATATGGCTAATGAGTAGTTTGAGATAAAACAAAGGTAGAAACCACGCTAATCCCGGCGGTGCATCAAACACAGCTAAGCCAATTACTAGCGCAAACGAATACAAGATCAAGGCCACCGGACGCTGCAAATACAGCGGCGTTTTTAATACCCACGCACAAGCGACAAGCATATAAGTACCGGTTAGCAAAACCCACCACACATCCACCTGCAAAAAAGCCCAACTGAATAGGCTTAGCTGCACAAAATGCAAAGCTATAAAACTCATATGTTGTTTAAAGCCTTGTCCATCGCGATGAAACCAGCGCTTAGCACTAGAAGTAGCATTAGTAATGATGCCGCCAACAATATCAACCGCAAGAATACCCGCCACAACAAACTGAATTACACTCCATCCCAGCTCGCCGTGCCATGCCCACAACAGCAGAGCTGCGCTCGATATAAAAGGTACATACAGTTGCAAAGCTTTCTCCGCATCAGTAGCACCAGGACCAATAAAGCTGTCAATTTTCCCCTTCAAGCCAGCTCTCAATTCGGGTAGCTGCCAATCAATATTCATAACCTTCACCTTATTTAGACCAACCGGTCTTTTTAAAATAAAACCAATCGATGCAAAGGTAAAGTCTTATTTTGTCCGAGTGGT
Coding sequences within it:
- a CDS encoding ATP-dependent zinc protease family protein, giving the protein MNKLVIGNLETCNLPDLGINDLPVRVDTGAKTSALHVDNLEQIKVNGKPHISFDLHPDIYNLEQVCRCSAPIYDTRKIKSSNGDVEQRYVIQTRFQLGEHIWPIEITLSNRQDMTYLMLLGRQGMGDKVLVDPAQSFLVNS
- a CDS encoding mechanosensitive ion channel domain-containing protein, producing MSINTFLLIVVAFAIFYVAQSKVNTLVLNYGAARNIAKTRIHYVSWVLRSALVLILALVVSLISDLGFNDFGVFLSSVFAVIGVALFAQWSILSNVTASIIVFFFFPYRVGNQVKILDGDNSVEGRLEEITLFHVILLAENGSKLTFPNAMVFQKAVVIGEHQPTRAVDSKPKAQGYEEEVSGE
- a CDS encoding TerC/Alx family metal homeostasis membrane protein — its product is MNSITYFVFALATLALVLVDVWQTRNGNISLKKAALWSVFWFALAMVFALSILWCWQWYAPNSSYSPQQAAIAFSTGYLLEKSLSVDNLFVFTVIFSQFKVPAELRPRALLWGVIGALLLRSVMIAVGSQLLASFHWVLYVFAAFLVWTGIQLALPEKYSNNQVQTNKLLAKILPVTDQYHGHAFWVKRDNKCWFTPMASVISAIAMMDVLFALDSIPAIFAVTQEPFLVLAANVFALLGLRSLFFVLQGMIDKFVYLRPALAVIMVFIGVKMALVETVWAIPTAVSLIVVLLVMASAVLASIQRNKRVSVSLN
- a CDS encoding succinylglutamate desuccinylase/aspartoacylase family protein; amino-acid sequence: MIIAGTEIKPGEQKHIEIPVAKLYTDTNISIPVLITRAKRPGPTVFVSAAVHGDELNGIEIIRRLTRSPSFKITKGCLIAVPMVNIYGVLNQSRYMPDRRDLNRCFPGSEKGSLAGRLAHIFLTEIVAHCDYGIDLHTGAIHRSNLPQIRANLKDPETKLLAEAFGVPVLLNADLRDGSLREAAVDNNTKILLYEAGEALRFDELSIQSGVKGILKVLSHLGMVKKRRSTKKTSPYIAYNSAWLRASASGIVSETTQLGDLVEAGDILAEINSPFGELISKVKAKRSGIVIGKQNIPLVQEGDAMYHLAYFGAEQDEVAEQIENWQESINPVINAVQHPQ
- a CDS encoding PEP-CTERM sorting domain-containing protein translates to MKKAKLILCSLVFGLLTNLSAQAGVILSAVDVSTNMGTRFAGDINNTIDQSGLNSTFVSGVTDFDTYNPSSQSVINTAPHQWWGATDTLGYTDFDLGAVYNLHRFALWNANFIFGVKDFRVLIDDNAAFSSALDLGSFTANFDQATGQVFDLLDGVGRYVRIEHLSVHSNSSNINEVAFDVSSFSPVTSVPEPSTLAIFGLAFAGLMFRRKQR
- the rimK gene encoding 30S ribosomal protein S6--L-glutamate ligase, giving the protein MRIAILSRGENLYSTRRLKEAGEARGHQVDIIDTLHCYMDITSSKPTVRYNGEVLPKYDAVIPRIGSSITFYGTAVVRQFEMMGTFCVNESVAISRSRDKLRSLQLLSRKGIGLPRTGFASKPDKIQDLIKNVGGAPLVIKLLEGTQGIGVVLAETNKAAESVIEAFMGLKANILVQEFIKEAGGADIRCLVVGGKVVAAMKRQAAEGEFRSNLHRGGAAQLVRLSKEERATAVNAAKAMGLNLCGVDILQSNNGPVVMEVNSSPGLEGIETATGKDVAGMVFEFIEKNAKPFATKTRGKG
- a CDS encoding DUF1840 domain-containing protein produces the protein MLITFRCKAYANVTMFGDIGLALLKMMGHSGSVPGAIRAEDVAEALSQLKAELELAAQAQAEQSNADENDAELEPVISLNTRAQPLIELLSSALKKQCDVMWDS
- a CDS encoding LysR family transcriptional regulator — its product is MDVKVFRTFLEVAKEKHFGRASENLYITQAAVSARIKQLESYFDTQLFIRDRNAIKLTSSGERLITYAENMVRTLEQSKAELLLSKAHAIQLALAGTPNSWDAFLQHGLSVVTEVFTGYAFSAETMGREQMHRALLERTLDIGVGFDALKSDELASSQVAQLSLLLVSTTPQLQQQALEKGYVYVDWGSRFASEHALRHSNTAPPFLRTSTGRIALDFILEKGGACYLPESMVAPFIDSQQLCLVEDAEPWLRPVYLSYRKDSAALEQIKQVETLLDNSEPTSPFVLQQAGDTPPAE
- the maoP gene encoding DUF413 domain-containing protein, with product MIIDFRFGNKRFYDDKRFKHGFRKSGDFTLLEAELLSLYGETMRAIDAGELLPEGNQEQRFLLVCSQQLEPESKLEKLWMKYKKLAQTRRRFHTLHSRCKSTTDNFENEDETFITEDD
- a CDS encoding magnesium transporter CorA family protein, with the translated sequence MIRTWLSHKGEAPIQSDEQQIGPWLEQEAGTIWIDIDLSSFSHAKAEQLLKRFTCHPLAIIDTFRPRHPPKIELFDEQIFMLYRGIQHCIGDLKFEHMQLAMFVGKNYLITLHDGQSQGIESLLQQPFHKYLQHPLSLASRIMHSASTLYLNQLLEFEDQLSELEEQLSSHGDDQLLSTITRYKTDILRLNRIFSYHLSLSKKLLHLEQEQSVNNIAIDQPVLQDLHERFERLHSLSSMYYDICGDLVDGYLSISSHKLNNTMRVLTLITAIFVPLSFLAGIYGMNFEVIPELHHPHGYFILLGTMLLIAVSLIAIFKWKRWF
- a CDS encoding magnesium transporter encodes the protein MTSENLASSNQQTFDGHHDAALRRVLDVLEQELPAAELSFISQYDNAVLANLLESLPDNYRQHIWPQLATERYWDILHLMQYETVKHFFELFNQSQLNALQQTISDTEIVEFADFLPESMVEAYLEQQDELSAAQLQDALSYDDEQIGRYVDTHILRARPNSTVGRIKQRLSAQTDKHVAVYLVDAQGQFQGACSMTDIANSADTTKLTELSQNIEVFDHQQMLADVSLSLNMVPGHAWNPVQKDGKIVGAIALSNIVQWLQERSLDVAIIDTPSDEEDLFTPVPTAAKMRAIWLTTNLATAFLASWVIGLFEGALQQLVALAILMPVVASMGGIAGSQTLAVALRGIALNHLQQSNLKLLLNKELKIAAFNGLVLGLVIALVVSLWFKSAALGAVIFVAIVLNSLAAAASATMIPFILKKMKIDPAVAGSVILTTVTDIVGFVAFLGLASLLLMG
- a CDS encoding SDR family oxidoreductase; translation: MDYQANLNLLLEAERAAVSKFIYVSAFNAKKYPQVRLLAAKEKFAKRLLSSSLLQGCVLRPNGFFSDMAELYRMAASGKVYMFGNGEVRANPIHGKDLARFCIDAIARSESELDVGGPEVLSMNQMTQLAFEAQNKPSKSIKLPDFIRRIALSIVKRLPEKWGGPAEFFLTVMGQDSIAPAFGQYTLGNYYRDELSAKTKPQRV